DNA sequence from the Flavobacteriales bacterium genome:
CTTGATCCTCTTCCTTTCGTTCTTTTAAAAACTCTTGAAATTTAACATCGATATTAATATTCTCCTGAGCTACTTTAGCTTCAGAAAGCTCAACCACAGCAAGCATATTCAGATAAGACTGTTTAATGTTCTCATCCGAATCAATAAGACGCTTCAGTTCCAGGATTTCCTCCTCAGAAGCTTCATTGACGAGATATTTCTCGATCAATTCAATATATGTATCTTCTTTTTCTGTCATCTCAGTTATTCATCTTCTCACTTAACATATGCCCGTAATCCGCATTTACCCTAGTATTTTATCTATCACCCCTAATACAAAGACTAAGAGTAGGTTAATATAGTCACTCAATTTAGAGTACACCTTCTTCAGAGCAATACTCATATGATACTCCACCGTTTTATGGTTTATCTCCAGTTTTTCGGCAATCTCTTTATAAGTAAAGCCGTCAAACCGGTTCTTTCTGAAAATATCTTGTTGCTGATCACTTAGTTCGGACAAAGCATCATTAAGCCTTTCCATCAATTCACCACTAGCCAACCCATCTGGTGTAGTAAACTGGTCCTTAGACATAAGATATCGATCTTCTCGACTCCTCAATCTGGTTTCCGAACGGATATGCATTAAGCAATTGTTGTGAACGATCTTACATAAATAGAAATAGACATTCTCCCCTTCTTGAAGTCTGTCTCTACTCTCCCAAACTTTTAATATGGTTTTCTGAACCATGTCTTCAGACACGATTGGATCACGAAGAATTCGTTGAGCGTTATAACAAAGAGCATGGAAATAGTTCTTGTAAACAAAGTAATAAGCTTCGTCGTTTCCGTCTTTAAGTTGCTTGGTTAGATTGTCTTTGGTTATCTCCATGATCGTACTCACCACTAAATTAGTGATCCTAAAGAAAATGGGATAGAAACTTTCAACTTTATAAGTCCTTGAGTTACTTCATCAGTAAATTCATTGGGTTCGAAATTTTCTTTAACATACCTGCCTTCTCTTTCTTCTTAGGTTCATCCTTTTTCTTCTCACCACTTTCAACCCCTTTATTGAGATACTCAAAATATTTGACCATATCGGAACCGGTACCTCTAACAATACGTCTTCCGTAGTATTTGCCATCCGAAGGACAATAAAGGAATGACTGCCCTCCTTGATTTCCTATCATAATGAATACCAAGACATCTTCTCTTTTAACAATAGCAGCGTTTATTCTTGAAGACTCAACAAGTTCAACATTATAAGGATATGCAGATTTTATCTCACTATTAGAGCAACTTATAGAAGTTTTGTTTACTAAAATAGTTTTTTTACTCCCCTGATATGCTTTTCTATTTCTAGTATCCTTATCCCATTCCCAAATAAAATCATCACCATTAGCATAACAACCATTCAATGTCTGAATGGTCCAGGAAATAAATGTTTGGTTATCTTCTTTATCCATGGAAACCGTTTCCATATTAGTAGTATTGGTTATAAAATCCCAAATGTTATTATCGCCCAATTCAACAGGCCAAAGTACAACAGGA
Encoded proteins:
- a CDS encoding RNA polymerase sigma-70 factor, coding for MEITKDNLTKQLKDGNDEAYYFVYKNYFHALCYNAQRILRDPIVSEDMVQKTILKVWESRDRLQEGENVYFYLCKIVHNNCLMHIRSETRLRSREDRYLMSKDQFTTPDGLASGELMERLNDALSELSDQQQDIFRKNRFDGFTYKEIAEKLEINHKTVEYHMSIALKKVYSKLSDYINLLLVFVLGVIDKILG